From Coleofasciculus sp. FACHB-T130, a single genomic window includes:
- a CDS encoding flavin-dependent dehydrogenase, with the protein MREILYLEVPTPDTAAVRAWLQQEYDPGAGEKMLTPDGIRLQFPNPESLKKTDTTQNPAIPQPELSIFIWSVQRTTYLKVFRWAQQAIPGEREILKQLTSNLRSRFPQQYPEPPTIDLSKQSIFEALAYDYPETVRFFQKMPNGEYDLNRVYWWEKRWRESVRNPKQPAQVIFRRDREIRNQKGDEAFTDSSSLPSQSILREGEAPSALSPQPSVLSPQSSVLSPQSSSYDLIYVGGALGIIHAAVMAQLGYRVLLLERLPFGRMNREWNISRDEFQSLIDLGLFTPAEFESIIAAEYVDGFHKFFDANNPPKLKAQVLHTPTVLNVGLDAEKLLRLCGEKLTKAGGEIWDETEFIRADIERSQVTVQAKHLPSQAQRQASGRLLVDAMGTASPIAWQLNGGRTFDSVCPTVGAVIASGFEQGVWDAQYGDVLNSHGDISRGRQLIWELFPAEGEEVTFYLFHYHQVHPDNPGSLLEMYEDFFNILPEYRRCDMEKLVWKKPTFGYIPGHFSVGSRDRTVAFDRLISIGDAASLQSPLVFTGFGSLVRNLSRLTNLLDTALKHDLLQAHHLNQIRAYQSNVSVTWLFSKGMMVPTGTYLPPQRINSMLNTFFGLLATEPPEVADTFIKDRVNWLTFNRLALKAAWINPALLLWIWQLAGAKDIFRWLGSYFSFTLHALVVWLLGGWFPGALRRLQPSLEEHYPALWLWLLAQSYALTAGMGRPQKNHQLSTRKEQRQTSSERVAIKN; encoded by the coding sequence ATGAGAGAAATACTTTACTTAGAAGTTCCTACCCCGGATACAGCCGCCGTCCGTGCCTGGTTGCAACAAGAGTACGATCCAGGAGCAGGGGAGAAAATGCTCACGCCTGACGGTATCAGACTGCAATTTCCCAATCCTGAGAGTCTTAAGAAAACGGATACAACCCAAAATCCCGCGATTCCGCAACCCGAACTCTCAATTTTTATTTGGTCGGTGCAGCGAACCACGTATCTGAAGGTCTTCCGTTGGGCACAGCAGGCTATCCCCGGTGAAAGAGAGATTCTGAAACAACTTACCTCGAATCTGAGAAGCCGGTTTCCCCAACAATATCCAGAACCACCGACAATTGATTTGTCAAAGCAATCTATCTTTGAAGCTTTGGCTTATGATTACCCGGAAACCGTCCGCTTCTTTCAAAAAATGCCGAACGGGGAATATGACCTGAATCGCGTCTATTGGTGGGAGAAACGTTGGCGCGAGAGCGTTCGCAATCCGAAACAGCCAGCGCAGGTTATCTTCCGAAGAGACAGGGAAATCAGGAATCAAAAGGGAGATGAAGCCTTCACTGACTCCTCCTCCCTCCCCTCTCAGTCCATCCTTCGGGAAGGCGAAGCGCCCTCAGCCCTCAGCCCTCAGCCCTCAGTCCTCAGTCCTCAGTCCTCAGTCCTCAGTCCTCAGTCCTCTTCCTACGACCTGATTTATGTAGGTGGTGCCTTGGGGATCATCCACGCTGCTGTCATGGCTCAACTCGGCTACCGGGTGCTATTGCTGGAACGGCTCCCTTTCGGGCGCATGAACCGGGAGTGGAACATTTCCCGCGATGAATTTCAAAGCTTGATTGATTTAGGCTTATTTACCCCGGCGGAATTTGAAAGCATTATTGCCGCGGAGTATGTAGACGGGTTTCACAAATTCTTTGATGCCAATAATCCACCCAAGCTAAAAGCACAGGTATTGCATACCCCAACGGTGCTGAATGTGGGATTGGACGCCGAAAAACTACTGCGTCTGTGTGGGGAAAAACTCACCAAAGCGGGCGGGGAAATTTGGGATGAGACGGAGTTTATCCGAGCGGATATTGAGCGATCGCAAGTTACCGTGCAAGCGAAACATCTGCCCAGCCAAGCTCAGCGCCAAGCTAGCGGACGCCTGCTAGTAGATGCGATGGGCACTGCTTCGCCGATTGCGTGGCAGTTGAATGGGGGTCGCACTTTTGATAGTGTTTGCCCAACCGTTGGGGCTGTGATTGCCAGCGGGTTTGAGCAGGGGGTGTGGGATGCCCAATACGGGGATGTGCTGAACAGTCACGGCGATATTTCGCGGGGACGGCAGCTGATTTGGGAGTTATTCCCCGCTGAAGGTGAAGAAGTGACCTTCTACTTATTCCACTATCATCAAGTGCATCCCGATAACCCCGGCTCGTTATTAGAAATGTATGAAGATTTTTTCAACATTTTGCCGGAGTATCGCCGCTGCGATATGGAGAAGCTGGTGTGGAAAAAACCGACATTTGGGTATATTCCGGGTCACTTTAGTGTTGGAAGTCGCGATCGCACGGTTGCTTTCGATCGGCTAATTAGCATTGGCGATGCCGCCTCTCTCCAATCTCCCCTCGTTTTTACCGGCTTTGGTTCCCTGGTTCGCAATCTCTCCCGTTTAACCAACCTTCTCGATACCGCCCTCAAACATGACTTGCTCCAAGCCCATCACTTAAACCAGATTCGCGCTTATCAAAGCAACGTCTCCGTTACCTGGCTTTTTTCTAAGGGCATGATGGTTCCCACCGGCACCTACTTACCGCCGCAGCGAATTAACTCGATGCTGAATACCTTTTTCGGGCTTTTGGCGACAGAACCCCCAGAGGTGGCAGACACATTTATTAAAGACCGAGTGAATTGGCTAACCTTCAATCGACTGGCGCTAAAAGCCGCTTGGATCAATCCAGCTTTGCTGTTATGGATTTGGCAACTCGCCGGTGCTAAAGATATCTTCCGCTGGCTGGGCAGCTATTTCAGCTTTACACTTCATGCCCTAGTTGTTTGGTTGCTGGGGGGTTGGTTTCCGGGTGCCCTCCGGCGTCTACAACCTTCACTAGAAGAACACTATCCTGCTTTGTGGTTATGGCTGCTGGCTCAGAGCTATGCCCTCACTGCTGGGATGGGGCGTCCTCAAAAGAACCATCAGCTTTCTACGCGGAAAGAGCAGAGGCAAACGTCTTCCGAGCGAGTCGCGATTAAAAATTAA
- a CDS encoding phosphatase PAP2 family protein, which produces MREIAKRVISALPQWWQSHILPLLFTIPAAGLFVAALGMWGFAQIADEVLDKETQAIDTAILVVIKSLHAPLLDRLMLGFTFVGEPTVLLVICLGFGIWLYRDGRRGQAITLAIAGVGAVGLNYLLKVVFGRARPALWDRVIDVGQYSFPSGHAMISMVVYGALGYLLVKQLSKWHIAIASGTLLLVTGIGLSRLYLGVHWPTDVVAGYAAGIVWLMTCILSLEIWQEYYKPARQKTPVPNEEESNIANRR; this is translated from the coding sequence ATGCGCGAAATTGCCAAGCGAGTTATCTCCGCGTTGCCGCAGTGGTGGCAATCGCACATATTGCCCTTGTTATTTACGATTCCAGCAGCGGGTCTATTCGTTGCTGCCCTAGGGATGTGGGGATTTGCCCAAATTGCTGACGAAGTTTTAGACAAAGAAACACAAGCCATTGATACGGCAATTTTAGTGGTTATCAAAAGCCTGCACGCGCCGCTGCTCGATCGGCTAATGCTGGGATTCACATTTGTGGGAGAACCCACGGTGTTGCTGGTCATTTGCTTGGGCTTCGGGATTTGGCTGTACCGAGACGGTCGGCGAGGGCAAGCCATAACACTTGCGATCGCTGGAGTGGGTGCGGTTGGCTTAAACTATTTACTCAAAGTGGTATTTGGTCGCGCTCGTCCGGCGCTTTGGGATCGGGTCATTGATGTGGGTCAATACAGCTTCCCCAGCGGTCATGCGATGATTTCAATGGTTGTTTACGGCGCACTTGGCTATTTACTGGTCAAGCAGTTGAGTAAATGGCACATAGCGATCGCTAGCGGGACACTGCTATTGGTTACGGGTATTGGCCTGAGTCGGCTTTATCTTGGCGTCCATTGGCCTACGGATGTCGTCGCTGGCTATGCAGCAGGGATTGTGTGGTTGATGACCTGTATCCTCAGCCTAGAAATTTGGCAAGAATATTACAAGCCAGCCCGTCAAAAAACGCCCGTCCCTAACGAAGAAGAATCCAATATCGCTAACCGCAGATAA
- a CDS encoding glutathione peroxidase → MSSKVSDIAVKTINGEDKQLSEYGGKVLLIVNVASQCGYTPQYKGLEQLNQKYQDQGLRVLGFPCNDFGAQEPGSNEEIVNFCTTNYGVSFEMFDKVHAKGQEQHPLYARLTSAVQPTGNVSWNFEKFLVSKQGEVVARFNSSVKPDSPELIAAIERELAQ, encoded by the coding sequence ATGAGCAGCAAAGTCTCGGACATCGCAGTAAAAACTATCAACGGTGAAGACAAACAACTTTCCGAGTACGGCGGAAAGGTACTTTTAATCGTGAATGTCGCTTCCCAGTGCGGCTACACGCCTCAGTACAAAGGATTAGAGCAGTTAAACCAAAAGTACCAGGATCAGGGATTGCGCGTTCTAGGATTCCCTTGCAATGACTTTGGAGCGCAAGAACCCGGTAGCAATGAAGAGATTGTGAATTTCTGCACGACCAACTACGGCGTCAGCTTTGAGATGTTTGACAAAGTTCATGCCAAAGGTCAAGAACAGCATCCGCTGTATGCTCGGCTTACCAGTGCAGTACAGCCTACGGGAAATGTTTCTTGGAACTTTGAGAAGTTCTTAGTCAGTAAGCAAGGTGAAGTCGTGGCTCGATTTAATAGCAGTGTGAAGCCAGATTCACCAGAATTGATTGCAGCGATTGAGCGGGAATTAGCCCAGTAA
- a CDS encoding DUF1824 family protein encodes MSVQNLLNLTVQEAHKILKVFDCLRIDSSEDAPDKDSIRQALLLVTELSDNQILGVCADTTEQGIKALKTYATALGYEVNKNLAPIDGSVYIKFNPKTNLCYLNPYIGEHRGVLVSCQSANEDGINEMYGHLPLDLFTSGSS; translated from the coding sequence ATGTCTGTCCAGAATTTGTTAAACTTAACCGTTCAAGAAGCACATAAAATCCTCAAAGTTTTCGACTGCTTAAGGATAGATTCCAGTGAAGATGCACCGGATAAAGATTCAATTCGCCAAGCGCTACTTTTGGTAACTGAGCTTTCTGATAACCAAATACTAGGGGTTTGTGCCGATACAACAGAGCAAGGGATTAAAGCTTTAAAAACCTATGCAACGGCTTTAGGTTATGAAGTCAATAAAAATTTAGCGCCGATTGATGGCTCTGTTTATATTAAGTTTAACCCTAAGACTAACTTGTGTTATCTCAATCCGTACATAGGAGAACATCGCGGAGTTTTGGTATCCTGCCAGTCTGCGAATGAAGACGGAATTAACGAGATGTACGGTCATTTACCCCTAGATTTATTTACATCGGGATCTTCATGA
- a CDS encoding SDR family oxidoreductase: protein MNAAIIGCGYVGKAVAQYWRQELGFTVTATTTSPERVSELEAVAQRVVLVKGDDLAGLQLVLEDRDTVLLSIGAKNADVYEETYLKTAHSLVSALKQTPSVRQLIYTGSYAVYGDKNGEWVDEESPVAPANKNGQILCDTEQVLLSASTENLGVCILRLGGIHGPGRELSKIFSRVVGTTRPGNGEDTTNWIHLNDIVAAIEFARKHKFQGIYNLVDDAHLTYRELLDRVCKQHNLPNVSWDASQKSVRPYNARVSTQKLKAAGFQLSHPETI, encoded by the coding sequence ATGAACGCTGCAATCATTGGCTGTGGTTATGTGGGTAAGGCAGTTGCCCAATATTGGCGTCAGGAGTTAGGATTTACTGTCACCGCAACCACAACTTCTCCCGAACGAGTTTCAGAATTAGAAGCAGTTGCCCAACGAGTCGTCCTTGTAAAAGGTGATGATTTGGCAGGGCTACAATTGGTGTTGGAAGATCGGGATACTGTACTGCTAAGTATTGGAGCAAAAAATGCCGATGTTTATGAAGAAACTTATTTAAAAACTGCCCATAGCTTAGTCTCAGCCTTAAAACAAACTCCTTCAGTACGACAGCTAATCTATACGGGGAGTTATGCTGTCTACGGGGATAAAAATGGGGAATGGGTGGATGAAGAATCACCCGTTGCACCGGCTAATAAGAATGGTCAAATTCTCTGCGATACCGAGCAAGTATTGCTATCAGCATCCACTGAAAATCTAGGCGTTTGCATCCTCCGTTTAGGCGGGATTCATGGGCCAGGTCGTGAATTATCCAAAATATTCAGTCGAGTTGTTGGTACAACTCGCCCAGGAAATGGCGAAGACACAACAAATTGGATTCACCTAAATGACATTGTTGCTGCTATCGAGTTTGCCCGCAAGCACAAATTCCAAGGAATTTATAATTTAGTAGATGATGCACATTTGACTTATCGAGAACTTCTTGACCGCGTGTGCAAGCAACATAATCTACCCAATGTTTCTTGGGATGCATCCCAGAAAAGTGTTCGACCTTATAATGCGCGAGTGTCAACTCAGAAGCTAAAAGCAGCCGGGTTTCAATTGAGTCATCCGGAAACAATATAG
- a CDS encoding pyridoxal phosphate-dependent aminotransferase has protein sequence MLTESSRMQAVQSPIISVVGELIRSCPGTISLGQGVAYYSPPPEAIAQLSDFLADPENHKYKPVQGISPLLEAIAQKLKFENAIDMNAENCIVVTAGSNMAFVNVVLAIANPGDEIILQTPYYFNQEMAITMAGCRPVLVATDENYQLRPEAIRQAITEKTRAVVTISPNNPTGAVYSEASLREVNQICRDRGIYHISDEAYEYFTYNGVQHFSPAAIPDSHPHTISLFSLSKAYGFASWRIGYMVMPKHLLIAVKKIQDTILICPPVISQYAAFGALQAGVGYCKEKLEAIASVREIVLNECDRIQHLCTIPPADGAFYFLLRVHTKLPAMDLVERLIREHGVAVIPGTTFGMEDGCYLRVAYGALQKETAAEGIGRFVRGLSAILSA, from the coding sequence ATGCTTACCGAATCTTCTCGAATGCAGGCGGTGCAGTCGCCAATTATTTCCGTTGTTGGGGAATTGATTCGTAGCTGTCCGGGAACGATTTCCTTGGGACAAGGCGTTGCTTATTATAGCCCGCCGCCTGAAGCGATCGCGCAACTGTCCGATTTCCTGGCAGATCCAGAGAATCATAAGTACAAACCCGTGCAAGGTATCTCGCCGTTGCTGGAGGCGATCGCTCAAAAATTAAAATTTGAGAACGCGATTGACATGAATGCTGAGAACTGCATTGTAGTCACTGCTGGCAGTAACATGGCGTTCGTGAATGTGGTGTTAGCGATCGCGAATCCCGGCGATGAGATTATTCTCCAAACGCCTTATTACTTCAACCAAGAGATGGCAATTACAATGGCGGGTTGTCGTCCGGTTCTGGTCGCGACGGATGAGAATTATCAACTCCGTCCGGAGGCGATTCGGCAAGCAATTACCGAAAAAACGCGGGCAGTTGTGACAATTTCACCCAATAATCCCACGGGAGCCGTGTATTCGGAAGCTTCATTGCGGGAAGTGAATCAAATTTGTCGCGATCGCGGCATCTATCACATCAGCGATGAAGCCTATGAATATTTTACTTACAACGGCGTGCAGCATTTTTCCCCAGCAGCGATTCCAGACAGCCACCCCCATACAATTTCCCTCTTCTCGCTGTCTAAAGCTTACGGTTTCGCATCCTGGCGCATCGGGTATATGGTGATGCCGAAACACCTCCTCATCGCCGTCAAGAAGATTCAGGATACGATTTTGATTTGTCCCCCGGTGATTTCCCAGTATGCCGCATTCGGGGCATTACAAGCGGGAGTAGGCTACTGCAAGGAAAAGCTAGAAGCGATCGCCTCTGTGCGAGAAATTGTCCTCAACGAATGCGATCGCATCCAACATTTATGCACCATTCCCCCAGCAGATGGAGCTTTTTATTTTCTGCTGAGAGTCCATACAAAATTGCCTGCAATGGACTTGGTAGAAAGACTGATCCGCGAACATGGTGTCGCGGTTATTCCAGGTACAACCTTTGGCATGGAAGACGGGTGTTATCTGCGCGTTGCCTATGGTGCCCTGCAAAAAGAAACCGCAGCCGAGGGGATTGGGCGATTCGTGAGGGGTTTGTCAGCGATTTTAAGCGCATAA
- a CDS encoding aldo/keto reductase yields MNSQEKSSLIVGCWQLDDRSWKRIPETDIARALDIYLALGTTHFDTADIYGRSESVLGRLLKGSDCTILTKAVFFDNIPNPTQIRSKIENSLRNLQRDTLDCVQIHWHNPELDFASTFRVFAELLEQGKIRKLGVTNFNTPMLEKALQYATISTHQVQYSLIDRRVENSMQSLCLQHNIALLSYGSLAGGFLSDKFRGISSPPSEGSHARGFYYNSMIRAHGGWQPVLEMLDTLAQVAKKYEKTISQVALNWVKQQPGVAAVISGFTQDRQQIQKNVEALSLQLDKDDLQLLSARSSTLFKQPGDIYSYER; encoded by the coding sequence ATGAATAGCCAAGAAAAATCCTCTTTAATTGTCGGCTGCTGGCAACTCGACGATCGCAGTTGGAAACGAATTCCAGAAACCGATATTGCCCGTGCTTTGGATATTTACTTAGCGCTGGGTACTACTCATTTTGATACCGCAGACATCTACGGACGCAGCGAAAGTGTTCTCGGTCGCTTGCTCAAAGGAAGCGACTGCACCATTTTGACCAAAGCCGTCTTTTTCGACAATATTCCGAATCCAACACAAATTCGCAGCAAAATTGAGAATTCTCTCCGCAATTTGCAGCGCGATACTCTCGATTGCGTACAAATCCACTGGCACAATCCAGAATTAGATTTTGCCTCTACTTTTAGGGTGTTCGCAGAACTTTTAGAACAAGGTAAGATTCGCAAACTTGGCGTTACTAATTTCAATACGCCAATGTTAGAAAAAGCTTTGCAATACGCCACAATTAGCACTCATCAAGTGCAATACAGCTTAATTGACCGACGCGTAGAAAACTCAATGCAAAGTCTATGCCTCCAGCATAATATTGCTTTGTTGTCCTACGGTTCTCTAGCAGGCGGCTTCTTGTCGGATAAGTTCCGGGGCATCTCGTCACCCCCCAGCGAAGGCTCTCATGCCCGTGGCTTCTACTACAACAGTATGATCCGCGCCCACGGCGGCTGGCAACCTGTCTTAGAGATGCTAGACACGTTGGCACAGGTGGCAAAAAAATATGAGAAAACAATTTCTCAAGTAGCTTTAAACTGGGTTAAGCAGCAGCCGGGTGTTGCGGCTGTCATCTCAGGCTTTACTCAAGATCGTCAGCAGATTCAAAAGAATGTAGAAGCTTTGAGTCTTCAACTAGATAAGGACGATCTGCAATTGCTTTCTGCTCGTTCATCTACCCTATTCAAACAACCGGGAGATATTTATTCTTACGAGCGATAG
- a CDS encoding alpha/beta hydrolase, which yields MQPLSSTQNLQISATETVTPTQFYTWKNYRCAYEFHTAINPNTNDGTPLLLIHPIGVGLSRKFWQRFCREWYEAGRRNPIYNPDLLGCGESDMPHVAYSPLDWAQQLQHFLQTVVQKPVIVVVQGALLPVAIELVRLETNSNFIRGLVLAGPPALTLLAKPRANWRQKLTWNLLDSPFGSAFYRYARREQFLRSFSTKQLFEKADSVDREWLQTLEKGATDPKTRHAVFSFLAGFWRQDYRDAIASISQPTLVVVGDTASSISQAGKGETPDERLADYQKSLPNAEGIKMLGRNVLPYESTVEFVNVVTNFVAKHS from the coding sequence ATGCAACCCTTGTCTTCAACTCAAAATCTACAAATTTCTGCAACTGAAACTGTAACTCCTACGCAGTTTTACACTTGGAAAAATTATCGCTGCGCCTACGAATTTCATACCGCAATTAATCCAAATACAAATGATGGGACTCCCCTCCTATTAATTCATCCCATTGGTGTAGGATTATCCCGAAAGTTTTGGCAGCGATTCTGTCGAGAATGGTATGAAGCGGGTCGCCGGAATCCAATTTATAATCCAGACTTACTGGGATGTGGTGAGAGCGATATGCCTCATGTGGCTTATAGTCCTCTTGATTGGGCACAGCAATTGCAACATTTTTTGCAGACTGTAGTTCAAAAACCTGTAATTGTAGTGGTTCAAGGGGCTTTGCTGCCGGTAGCAATTGAGTTAGTTCGTCTAGAAACGAATTCTAATTTTATTCGAGGCTTGGTGCTGGCTGGCCCTCCCGCTTTGACATTACTTGCTAAACCTAGAGCAAATTGGCGACAAAAACTTACCTGGAATCTGTTAGACTCTCCTTTTGGGAGTGCCTTCTATCGTTATGCGCGGCGCGAACAGTTCCTACGTTCTTTCTCAACTAAACAACTCTTTGAAAAAGCTGATTCAGTCGATCGGGAGTGGCTGCAAACTTTGGAGAAAGGTGCGACAGATCCAAAGACTCGCCATGCTGTTTTTTCCTTCCTAGCAGGGTTTTGGCGGCAAGATTATCGAGACGCGATCGCATCTATCTCTCAACCCACTCTAGTAGTCGTCGGCGACACGGCATCCAGCATTAGTCAAGCTGGCAAAGGTGAAACTCCCGATGAACGCTTGGCTGACTATCAGAAGTCTTTACCTAATGCTGAGGGTATCAAAATGTTAGGTCGTAATGTTCTACCCTATGAGTCAACAGTTGAATTCGTCAATGTAGTTACCAATTTTGTCGCTAAACATTCTTAA
- a CDS encoding DUF2470 domain-containing protein: MSDAITSEISDRICAHMNDDHADAVVLYAQTYGNSPDAAKAEMVSVDPEGMNLMAQVKGSDVPIRIHFDHILKDAEDAHHTLIAMVKQARSHSK; encoded by the coding sequence ATGTCCGATGCAATAACGTCTGAAATAAGCGATCGCATTTGCGCTCACATGAACGACGATCATGCTGATGCTGTCGTTCTTTACGCCCAAACTTATGGTAATTCTCCCGATGCTGCAAAGGCAGAAATGGTTTCAGTAGATCCAGAAGGTATGAATCTCATGGCACAAGTCAAAGGTTCGGATGTGCCGATACGCATTCACTTCGATCATATTCTCAAAGATGCCGAAGATGCTCACCATACGCTCATTGCAATGGTGAAACAAGCGCGTTCTCATTCAAAATAG
- a CDS encoding 2Fe-2S iron-sulfur cluster-binding protein: protein MAVYQVRLVNPAIALDRTISVPDDQYILDMAEDAGIRLPSGCKQGECSACIAKLVSGEVDQSEQKFLRPKELEAGYTVTCVAYPLSDCTLETHQEQVLYKSALYFQPDTAKSE from the coding sequence ATGGCAGTTTATCAAGTCCGGCTGGTAAATCCAGCGATCGCGCTTGACCGTACCATCTCCGTGCCAGACGATCAGTATATTCTAGATATGGCTGAAGATGCGGGCATTCGATTACCTTCTGGGTGTAAGCAAGGGGAATGTTCGGCTTGTATCGCCAAGTTGGTGAGTGGTGAAGTAGACCAAAGCGAACAAAAATTTCTACGTCCAAAAGAACTAGAGGCTGGTTATACTGTTACCTGTGTGGCTTATCCGCTGTCGGATTGCACTTTAGAAACCCACCAAGAACAAGTGTTATATAAATCAGCTCTTTACTTTCAGCCAGATACTGCTAAATCTGAATAA
- a CDS encoding calcium-binding protein — protein MPNVEEDEIRENRIAMEIIIDAYDEEEQAMGWYYYLNDNLNFPFKAKWVRKGGKSSSPEGKEVEVVEMSSEDECLHDMFVEVLYKDATGEDTFSARLSEIEPIDADSETLEALADWHYWLDRGYEF, from the coding sequence ATGCCTAACGTTGAGGAAGACGAAATCCGAGAGAATCGCATTGCCATGGAAATAATCATCGATGCCTATGACGAAGAAGAACAGGCGATGGGATGGTACTACTACCTTAACGATAATCTCAACTTCCCCTTTAAAGCTAAGTGGGTGAGAAAGGGAGGCAAATCATCCTCACCTGAAGGCAAAGAAGTTGAGGTAGTGGAAATGTCATCAGAAGATGAATGCTTGCACGATATGTTTGTGGAAGTGCTTTACAAAGATGCTACAGGTGAAGATACGTTCTCGGCTCGTTTATCAGAAATAGAACCGATTGATGCTGATAGCGAAACCTTGGAAGCACTCGCAGACTGGCACTATTGGCTTGACAGAGGATACGAGTTTTAA
- a CDS encoding Uma2 family endonuclease: MVTTAKTTQGRVVLKNISWQTFETILAEMGEDRNTRLAYDRGTLEIMTPLMPHEHNNRLLEHLVLALAEELNLNLRSAGSLTCKRPDLQRGVEPDSCFYIQNEPLIRQKRDIDLTIDPPPDLAVEVDYTSASVDRLSIYLALGVPEVWRYDEPVMQIYRLRDEVYVPCTVSPTFANLPLTTEIPGFLEESLRIGEIPMIRSFRAWVRQQIEHRDDNC; this comes from the coding sequence ATGGTGACGACAGCGAAAACCACTCAAGGGAGAGTTGTACTGAAAAACATCAGTTGGCAAACGTTTGAAACAATACTTGCAGAGATGGGGGAAGATCGTAACACTCGGCTGGCTTACGATCGCGGAACGCTGGAAATTATGACTCCTCTGATGCCTCATGAGCATAACAATAGACTGCTGGAACACTTGGTTCTCGCTTTAGCTGAGGAACTGAACCTCAACCTCAGAAGTGCTGGATCTCTCACTTGTAAGCGTCCAGACTTACAGCGGGGTGTTGAACCGGATTCTTGCTTTTATATTCAAAATGAACCGCTAATCAGACAGAAAAGGGATATTGACTTAACGATTGACCCACCTCCTGACTTAGCAGTGGAGGTGGACTATACCAGCGCTTCGGTTGACAGACTTTCAATTTATCTGGCTTTAGGTGTTCCGGAAGTTTGGCGTTATGACGAACCTGTGATGCAAATTTATCGATTGCGAGACGAAGTGTATGTTCCTTGCACTGTCTCTCCTACTTTTGCAAATCTACCCTTAACAACAGAAATTCCAGGGTTTCTGGAAGAAAGTCTAAGAATTGGGGAAATCCCCATGATTCGGTCTTTTCGCGCTTGGGTAAGACAGCAAATAGAGCATCGTGACGACAATTGTTGA